In Carya illinoinensis cultivar Pawnee chromosome 9, C.illinoinensisPawnee_v1, whole genome shotgun sequence, the following are encoded in one genomic region:
- the LOC122275989 gene encoding inositol-phosphate phosphatase encodes MAENDLLSDFLASAIDASKKAGEVIRKGFYQTKHVEHKGLVDLVTETDKACEDLIFSHLKQLYPTHKFIGEETSAAFGTVDLTDEPTWIVDPLDGTTNFVHGFPFVCVSIGLTIGKVPTVGVVYNPIMDELFTGIRGKGAFLNGNPIKASSQTELVKSLLATEAGTKRDKLTLDASTNRINSLLSKVRSIRMCGSCALNLCGIACGRLDLFFEIGFGGPWDVAGGVVIVQEAGGVVYDPSGKDFDITAQRVAASNPFVKDAFVEVLRQSE; translated from the exons atggccgaaaatg ATTTGCTCTCAGACTTCCTTGCATCTGCTATTGATGCTTCGAAGAAAGCTGGCGAG GTAATACGTAAGGGGTTCTATCAAACTAAACATGTGGAGCATAAAGGCCTG GTAGATTTGGTTACCGAAACTGATAAGGCATGCGAAGATCTTATCTTCAGTCATCTCAAGCAGCTTTACCCCACACATAAG TTCATTGGTGAAGAAACTAGTGCTGCATTTGGTACTGTGGATCTAACTGATGAACCGACATGGATAGTTGATCCGCTGGATGGAACCACTAACTTTGTCCATGG GTTTCCCTTTGTGTGTGTTTCCATCGGTCTTACAATTGGAAAGGTTCCTACTGTTGGTGTTGTTTACAATCCAATAATGGATGAG CTTTTCACTGGCATACGTGGAAAAGGTGCTTTTCTCAATGGAAACCCTATAAAAG CATCATCTCAAACTGAACTTGTGAAGTCTCTCCTTGCAACTGAG GCTGGTACTAAACGTGATAAGCTGACATTGGATGCTTCTACAAACAGGATCAATAGCCTACTTTCCAAG GTGAGATCCATTCGGATGTGTGGCTCTTGTGCATTAAATCTCTGTGGGATTGCATGTGGAAGGCTTGACCTATTTTTTGAAATCGGCTTTGGGGGTCCTTG GGATGTTGCAGGCGGTGTTGTGATCGTACAGGAAGCTGGAGGAGTTGTATATGACCC ATCTGGTAAAGATTTTGACATCACAGCCCAGCGAGTAGCAGCTTCGAACCCTTTCGTCAAGGATGCATTTGTTGAGGTTTTACGACAATCAGAATGA